The proteins below come from a single Anolis sagrei isolate rAnoSag1 chromosome 8, rAnoSag1.mat, whole genome shotgun sequence genomic window:
- the LOC132782888 gene encoding zinc finger and SCAN domain-containing protein 2-like, whose product MADMEEKAFKAFICLECGKSFTRSGDLKRHQRTHTGEKPYTCPECGKSFTHSSGLRSHQRTHTVEKPYTCLECGKSFTESGNLRSHQRIHTGERPYKCLECGQSFTESGNLRSHQRIHTGEKPYTCLECGQSFTQSGKLRSHQRIHTGEKPYTCLECGQSFAWSESLRKHQRIHTGEKPYRCLECGQSFTISRNLRSHQRIHTGEKPYNCLECGKSFTESGSLRRHRRIHTGEKPYNCLECGQSFTQSGSLRSHQITHTGEKPYKCLECGQSFSRGGSLRSHQRTHTGEKPYKCLECGQSFTQSGNLRSHQISHTGEKPYKCLECGQSFSRGGSLRSHQRTHTGEKPYKCLEC is encoded by the coding sequence ATGGCtgacatggaggagaaagcatttaaagcatttatatgcctggaatgtgggaaaAGTTTCACTCGGAGCGGTGATCTGAAgcgacatcaaagaactcacacgggggagaaaccctatacatgcccggagtgtgggaagagcttcactcatagttcaggtctacgttcacatcaacggACTCATACTgtggagaaaccctatacatgcctggagtgtggaaagagcttcactgagagtggaaatctacgttcacatcaaaggattcacactggggagagaccctataaatgcctggagtgtgggcagagcttcactgagagtggaaatctacgttcacatcaaaggattcatacgggggagaaaccctatacatgcctggagtgtgggcagagcttcactcagagtggaaagctacgttcacatcaaaggattcacactggggagaaaccctatacatgcctggagtgtgggcagagcttcgcTTGGAGTGAAAGTTtacgtaaacatcaaaggattcacactggggagaaaccctatagatgcctggagtgtgggcagagcttcactatAAGtagaaatctacgttcacatcaaaggattcatactggggagaaaccctataactgcttggagtgtggaaagagcttcactgagagtggaagtctacgtagacatcgaaggattcacactggggagaaaccctataactgcctggagtgtgggcagagcttcactcagagtggaagtctacgttcacaccaaatcactcacactggggagaaaccctataaatgcctggagtgtgggcagagcttcagtAGGGGTGGATCTCTACGTtctcatcaaaggactcacactggggagaaaccctataaatgcctggagtgtgggcagagcttcacacagagtggaaatctacgttcacaccAAATctctcacactggggagaaaccctataaatgcctggagtgtgggcagagcttcagtAGGGGTGGATCTCTACGTtctcatcaaaggactcacactggggagaaaccctataaatgcctggagtgttgA